The Etheostoma cragini isolate CJK2018 chromosome 15, CSU_Ecrag_1.0, whole genome shotgun sequence genome window below encodes:
- the LOC117958144 gene encoding uncharacterized protein LOC117958144, translating to MEDTCETPKQEEVKLVSSDSAHGSSAVDTDTEEGLTPTSNTFPYNEDPMHKTILEGDSGVGKTSLLVQFEQDKFLAGSFTATVRIGFTVSPHFLSSTHPPWHVFYPSSSSPLNPTVTVEHLSSSLLSSRTLSMTADESNIGPPAVIGDNDAEKGFRLLVITAFLTGGCRRRSAA from the exons ATGGAGGACACCTGTGAAACACCGAAGCAGGAGGAGGTGAAGCTGGTTTCCTCGGACAGTGCTCACGGGTCATCTGCCGTGGACACGGACACAGAGGAAGGACTGACTCCAACATCCAACACCTTCCCCTATAATGAAGACCCGATGCACAAG ACGATTCTCGAGGGAGACAGTGGAGTGGGCAAAACCTCTCTGCTGGTTCAGTTTGAACAGGACAAGTTCCTCGCAGGGTCTTTCACCGCCACTGTCCGCATTGGTTTCACAGTGAGTCCACACTTCCTATCCTCTACACACCCTCCATGGCATGTTTTctatccctcctcctcctcccccctcaaCCCT ACTGTCACAGTTGAGcatctttcctcctctctgctctcctctcgGACCCTCTCAATGACCGCGGATGAGTCCAACATCGGCCCGCCAGCTGTTATTGGGGACAAT GATGCAGAGAAAGGTTTCCGCCTGCTAGTCATCACCGCGTTCTTGACTGGTGGATGCAGACGCCGAAGCGCTGCCTAA